The DNA window GGAGTCAGGAGTGTAGTGTAAGTGTAGTGGTAGTTTACGGCTTTACCTTTGCCTAGTAGTGGGGGAGACTGAGAGTCCAAGTTGCAGTCAGCGGCTTAAGTTTAATTAAGGTAGTTTGTTACAAGCAGACAATGGTTGATACCCACACAGGCTTCAACTCTACACTACTCTTGGGGCTGCCAACTGGACTTTCGTTCCAAGCAATGTGGACCACCCACATTTCTGGTTCCTTGTACATTTCgtccattttcttttcttttcttttaagggatattttcttttctttttaaggGATAACTCTGTTTGGATACtgaatattatttaaaataattactgtaatatttttttataatatgatgtatgtgagataaaaatatgattaaaaatataaaagtatgagttgaaaaatatgtttatgatacaaacgaaatattatttaaaaaaatggaatATCCAAACAATATTTTAACCGAGTTTCAAACCTATAAGTAACCCAATGGGTGTTAAGAGTTAACTTTGGTGCGAATTAGTAGAATCTAACCTCTTCGTTTTGATGTTCTGCATTAGTGAAAGAactgaaattgatttttctCACGTTAGGtctatatatatgtacatatttttttttttgtaattggTCAGTTGGTAATTATTGATGTTCTCTGAGTCAGCAAAATGGAGGACAGACATGGAACCGAGTCAACAAATTACACCTTGAAAGAAAGATTTTATTACCAATGTCGATGAACGCCGGACCCCCTCATATTTGAGCATTTAAACCctaaccccccccccccctccctccaaaacaaacacaaaaacacaaaaaaagggTCATCATTTAAGTAAACAAGTTCTTTTGATTGGTGATTACTTTACCTTACCCTACACATTCACATATGGGGGATTCCATTCCAAGCATAGATAATCATAGAATAGATAAGAACCAAGGAAGAATATATAGTTGATTGACTCAAAGAAAGGTCTTTTGTGCTTATCATCACATCCTACATTAAGCCACCAAATTTATCTTTTCAAGATAATACCATATCCCATCTTGACCTTCGATTTTTCTGCTTCGGGTAGTAAGTATTTTATTCAGTAAACCGTTTGAAAGTTTTTACTATGCAAAGTTTTAGAAATAATGGTTGGAGGCGTTGTTCATGAAATTATTGGAGTCATATAGCCTATAGGCGGATCAACAATAGATTACGCAAACGGAGAGGCATTGGACAACTGTAGGGCTGTCCGTTCCCGCTAATCATAGCTCAAtcaaaggaggaaaaaaaagaaaagaaaagggagtcACGTTATAAAAGGTTATCAAAGGTGGACAATCAAGAGGAGGGGTCGATTGGCTTATGTGATAAGAGGAATGAAttgtaaataaaaaatttaaaatttaaaatctctcacttattatttaaaaaaaaaaaaagacggaGGACTATCAAGTACTTCTAATATTGCCTCACATCacaatgcttttttttttttttttgagggaacACATCACAATGGATTTCAAGAATCTTATTTGTCTAAGAATTTATTGCTTTTCCGGACAATATAAATGGACCACTGCAAAATGGACGAAATCAGCAGAAGATAGTTTCCCTTTTTGATTTGAGTTGAAGATGGGTTCGGGTACAAGCAGCAATTTCATGATTTACTGAGCCATTGTGGGGGTAGGGAGGTAGATGGGCGATGGCGATGACACACCAAGCAAAGAATTGTAAAGACTCAATTGCATGAGGAGTCAACAACAGATGCATGTGATGATGTGAAGCCTGACAAACTGAATCCATTAACTGTGATCCTCAGTGCAGTCTGTGGTGTTCAAGAATCGGTGAGTCTCAAGCATCACGGGAAGAAGAGCCGATATGAgcaataaaacaaaattgaggTACCATTTCTGACATTTTGGGACAAATGTCACTCGACAGTGATCAAATTATACTTTTGtcttgaaaacaaaaaagaaaaaattagcaGGGGAGGGGATGATATTTACGAAGCAGGGACCTCAAATTGTACTTGACCATCTCATCTAGATCTAGTGCTCAATAAAATTTGGCTGCCCCACGTCTCATGCACCATCTAACCATTATCTTCCCACGGATACAAATTCAGGAAGCAGCCACCTCATAGCATCAACAGCTCAAAAAGTGCTGCTGATCATGAGTTAAAATTTTGGGAAGCTGAGGTGAAGTTGTTTTTGACCTCCACCTTTTTGACTGGCTTTTTTTTCAGCTTATATCCGAAGCCGCTTGTGTAAATTACAGAATCTAGCTTGTTTTCATTTGCACGCTAAAGACTATTGTACATGGCTGTTGGTACATGATTCTCCATCCATAAAGGTGTCACCAGGTGATCGTAACCAGCCATATTGACAGGGATAACAAAACTCTATCTCGGAGGGGCGTCTATGGTTCCCAGTTTTCTAAGCCCCGCGAGAGAATTTCTGGCTCAATTTCTTTACACGAAAAATATCAAGTGTACAAAGCATAAAGGGTGTCAATAATGTTTCATCAAAGAACCTTGTCCAGTAACTAAAGTTGCATAAATTAGTTCATTCCAGGCGTCGGGTACCCCAGGAAGACACCAATGGCTGCAATCTTGCCTTTTGGCGGAGACCTTTCGTCCACCAGTGACATTCTTACCATACACGGATGGGTGGCCATCTTTCCTAAAGTTTGTTAATCTCGTTATATTCAGGAGACACACCGGGACTTTCATTTCCTGGATCACTTCCTCCACTATCTTCATTTTTAAGGGGTAGCTATCTAGGATACTCCCAGTTACAACAGGTTCCGTCTCCCGTATACATGTTCCACCAGAATCCCAATCTCCGCCTCTGTAAAACGAAAATGATGCCTAAAAAGTTAAATCGTTGTTATCTCTCTAACGCGTTGAAAGGATATGAACATTCTGTATGAATTATTTCGAAACTGCAGTTTACGTTTAAGGACCGAATTACTTTCATGCAGTTCTTCtattttattgttttcttttctcttttgctttCTGCAAAGAAATGAAGCTACTTGTACTTGAAAAATATAGAAGAGGAGAACCCAAAGAAAACAGAAACAGGGAGTACAAATGAAAATAATACTGATGCGGCCAAGTTTGCAGAAGTGGAGAAACCAACAACCTGAcggtaaaaataaaaatgacaaGATTGATGCAGCCAAGTGAGTCAGCTACTATTAAGCCCAGCCTTAAAATTCGATCCTAAGATGTTTCTGTGGCAGCAAAGAATTAAGTAAATttgggagagagagagaataaatCAGTAGTGAAAGGAGGCTCTCCTTAAATAGTCTCTATCCTATTTGACAAACCTATGCAAGTGTGAAAGGCTTTCTAGAAAtggttttaagttttgagtacCTGAAATGAGCGGATGAGTACCCACGATAAAAGATCAGCTTTCCTCTCTTCATGTTATTGTCAACCCACTTTGACCATGTCTTTATAGCTCTTCTATAAGCCTCCACAGCATCAAATTTAGGATAGATGTAGTTCCCCTCTTTGTAATAATTTTGCCTACGTAATATCAACAGACATCAGCTGCATGTCTAAAGCTCCAAATTGTCTACGCTTATTCAGCAGAAGAGGTTGTGTGTTGTTTCATGTAGGACGAATGCACTTAATTACCCAGCTAAACTACACTTGAAACATCTTTCAAGTTCCATGACCTTGTCCACTACTATGTGTAGCAAACTATGAGCTAATCGCATTGTAATTATGGTATCACTCTATATACACTCAGTATGGAAGTTTCTGATGCCATCATACATGGCATACTCCTATTCCTCTAAGCTTTGCATGTGAAGTCACGATGAGAGCTCCGTACAGTTTTAAACGCttaaaagaagcaaaagaaagaaaacagatGAGAGTTCAGAAAGAACAGATGACAGACTAGAATGATACAGATGTTGACTTACCCTCTAGCAGTCTTCCCATGAGTCCACCAATGAGCAGTATTGAAGACAAGAATGTCAGCTCGCTTCCATCGGCCAGCTGACTTGTCTATGCGGTCTATTGACAGAGTTGGATTTGAGTTTCCTTGTGCATTGATACGAATTCCTTCCTTGACAAGGAAATGAGATCGTACAAATTCCACTGTGCAGTTATAGTCCTGCCCATCGATTTCATGAGTGTGCCTATTAATCAGTACTATCTACATGACGTATTCTTTTATAAAGATCAAgacagaagaaaaaaaaaaaagggaaaaatgttAAAGAAGCATGTGCTAGAAATGCAACAGACAAATGCTACATGAGGAGCTCCAACAAACATATATTGCGGCacctttttttctccttttttattttttgtgttggTAATCCAATAAACATTATTTGGATCAAAATCATTTATACAGGCTAAAATTTCAGATAGGCATTCCAGTTAGTAATTACAGATTCTGAAAGGGATTCTCCACCAATTACTGGCATTTCACAGATCATGAAACACAATTGTCCTTTAGGGCATGGCATCTCTTTcaaacaaaaagcaaaatgaTCCTTATTCAATCAGCCATGTTTATGATCAGAACTGCAAGATCACGGAACTAACCTCAAATTTGAAGATGTAATAGCCTCTCCCCTTTGTTATTTTGTATCCATGAACTTCATACattttgcttttattatgtAAGCCTTCACGCAAAATGCAAAGAAGTGATTCAAATTGGTTTCTGTTCATGGAGTCACCAACCAGCATCAGCCTCTTTCCTCTTAATCTAACCAAAAAATCTGTTGCATTAAATCTGCAAAGAGGACCAGTCAGATGTCTGTCTCAAAAGATTTCGAATGTAAATTTATAGCTCATTTGAAGATAAAAACTTCAAAACCAACTATTAAGAAACTGGTCAGTAATCAAGAAATAGTTGAGAAATAGATTGATTCCTTGCCAATAACCAAAGAGCCGCAAAAATGTATAGAGTGTTTCACTCTTTCTTTCGGTTCTTATCTGCGCTCTTAAGGGTACAAGTGCAACAGATTTTCTGAGGCGtcagaaagatttttttttcgttACTATTTGGTTCTTCTAGCagaactattcattttcttataGGTGTaacttctcttttttctctaaATAAATTCTGTCTTTTTGTCTcaaaaaaacataaaagatgTTCAGTTCCCAATATCTCCTGCATTCTGctagaaaaataaatttgacTATCCTATAAACCAAAAAGATAGTTTATCTTTTTGAAAAAATGTCATAGGAGCTATTGAATGCATTTTAGACAAGTTTATGAAAATTGACATTCAGATTAGGAAACCAAATGAAGGCAAGTAATGAGAGGTGGACACAAACTATTAAAGCACAATGCAAAGGTTTGGTTTTCAATCCATTGTGATTAATAACTTATGGTTGTTTGTGCTGAAATCATACGGCATAAGTATGGGCTCTTTAGAAGTAATGATTGGTGCTTAATCAGTGAAGACAACCTGGAAATTGCAAGCAGATCTGATAAGCCAAAACtctcaaccaaaataaaagggaaactATTTAGGTAATTTTCCATAATGCCAATCATCAAGAGTAAAAGCACATGAAGTAGGGATAATATCAATTCTTACAGAGATTTTAAAAGGCTGGATTCAAATTCTTACAAGACTTGTAAGTATGATTGATGACAATATCATGCTGTTAAAGCAGAAAAAGCATACAAAATGGTAAGATCACATGAGAGGagaatgagaaaaagaaaataaaatcatCTCCTCATCACAAGGATTGGACTATGCTAAAAGACCTCAACTCTACTAGGACGTCTTCCAAATTTAAAAGTCAACCCCATAACCCTGTCTCTTGGCTTTATTTTGTGGCCAACTCTCTTGGATTCATTACCTCATTTGAGTAACTTCTGATATTGCACTAACTCTGCCTGCAATTGTATTCAATCAGCTTTTCTTTGCAGAAACTATTATTTCATACCTTTGACGAGTGAATTtgtcaattttaatttttgatatCCAAACTATCCCAGCCGATACTCCTATGATTTTCCCCCCTACAATTACTACTGTATCTGTCTCGAGATAAAATATTTCTTCTATTTCTACTGTTTTCAGTTGCTCCCTCCTTCAGTAACCTAACATTTTTATACTTGACCTGCGCCAACACAGTATCAGTAAGACCTGAATTTAACCAGATAGACATCATTCTCAGAAATTGTTTTTCATGTTAGATGTTTGGGAACAACCACAAAATACAAGTAAATTTTCCAATAGAATTTTGGAATCCACTCCAGACAACCGTAACAATCTTCTATATAATGCTGCCAGCCTAGAAAACGGCACAAAATCAACCATGTCTGGATACATTCCAGCTTCTTTCACCAGGATAGGCACTTCTTCACATTCTTCTTCAGAGTTTAATTTACGTAACCTTTGATCTTGCAGAATATGTAGTTTGTTAAATAGCTTTAACTATTTTTTGACTGTAATGTCTGACACATCTGTCCTCCATAATATGATAAACTAATATCAATAATGACCACGTGACTCAAAATTAACCAAATTAATACCAAGTTGTTCCACTTAGGCAAACCAATTTACAATGTTAACCTATACAAACATATGCAACTAGAAAAATCGAATTTTGATGAGCAGAATAGAATTATTGCCACCATCCTCAAGAGGGCTATAATAATCAGGAAAATCTAGTGTAAGAATGAAATCTAACCTTGGCAAATCACATCCATCTGGCTTCCATCTCCACTTTAAATACTCAGAGTCTGGCCTTCCATTACTTTGAC is part of the Coffea eugenioides isolate CCC68of chromosome 6, Ceug_1.0, whole genome shotgun sequence genome and encodes:
- the LOC113775496 gene encoding protein trichome birefringence-like 5 isoform X2, whose protein sequence is MATASTSSQKKNQRTLRIFILLLLFLFTLFILSRDALEPQLSIYRDLFVQTRPPSSLNLPLRSTETLISADPELDDNAVALIGKNGLNTSPENPISSKVNLEDETSANLSLADGNDASLDAPASSKSNLDGEFHEKSTTKEHPTSSKSDFGDKDTGKEAPVDGKETSSEGLFSSDSGNDNEVRKDSTSSSQSDDDLSNTKREKEGPVSEIYSEDFALWKGCDFYKGKWVKDEQYPIYRPGSCPYVDEAFDCQSNGRPDSEYLKWRWKPDGCDLPRFNATDFLVRLRGKRLMLVGDSMNRNQFESLLCILREGLHNKSKMYEVHGYKITKGRGYYIFKFEDYNCTVEFVRSHFLVKEGIRINAQGNSNPTLSIDRIDKSAGRWKRADILVFNTAHWWTHGKTARGGGDWDSGGTCIRETEPVVTGSILDSYPLKMKIVEEVIQEMKVPVCLLNITRLTNFRKDGHPSVYGKNVTGGRKVSAKRQDCSHWCLPGVPDAWNELIYATLVTGQGSLMKHY
- the LOC113775496 gene encoding protein trichome birefringence-like 5 isoform X1; its protein translation is MATASTSSQKKNQRTLRIFILLLLFLFTLFILSRDALEPQLSIYRDLFVQTRPPSSLNLPLRSTETLISADPELDDNAVALIGKNGLNTSPENPISSKVNLEDETSANLSLADGNDASLDAPASSKSNLDGEFHEKSTTKEHPTSSKSDFGDKDTGKEAPVDGKETSSEGLFSSDSGNDNEVRKDSTSSSQSDDDLSNTKREKEGPVSEIYSEDFALWKGCDFYKGKWVKDEQYPIYRPGSCPYVDEAFDCQSNGRPDSEYLKWRWKPDGCDLPRFNATDFLVRLRGKRLMLVGDSMNRNQFESLLCILREGLHNKSKMYEVHGYKITKGRGYYIFKFEDYNCTVEFVRSHFLVKEGIRINAQGNSNPTLSIDRIDKSAGRWKRADILVFNTAHWWTHGKTARGQNYYKEGNYIYPKFDAVEAYRRAIKTWSKWVDNNMKRGKLIFYRGYSSAHFRGGDWDSGGTCIRETEPVVTGSILDSYPLKMKIVEEVIQEMKVPVCLLNITRLTNFRKDGHPSVYGKNVTGGRKVSAKRQDCSHWCLPGVPDAWNELIYATLVTGQGSLMKHY